In Bdellovibrionota bacterium, the following are encoded in one genomic region:
- the argS gene encoding arginine--tRNA ligase yields MDRFQRVVLDLVAPVLGRTPEDLEPLIEIPPDLNKGDRALPCFRFAKEEKCSPQELATRWKKAICSKRLPEEIERIEAAGGYLNFFITKRILTAEVLQGIYASQGKYGFEKRKKPPVAVIEFSSPNIAKPFSIGHLRSTNIGAALARIFEARGWRVIRMNHLGDWGTQFGKLMAAYRRWGNAEMLREDAILNLYKLYVRFHEEEVSDPTLIEEARDWFSRLESGDAEAKELWQWFRDLTLAELKPLYDRLSVEFDYLWGESFYIDKLPTVLKELETKGLLKESDDATVIDLEPHGLPTALVQKSDESSLYLTRDLAAAIIRFRQFAFDRMIYVVGSPQRLHFQQVFKVLELLGHEWVSRCEHVPFGHISFGDEGMSTRKGNVVFLADVLDRAEQMARKIVEEKNPNLEEKEAVAKDVALAAILFADLSAKRVKDVRFSWEEMLSFDGETGPYLQYTLVRTESLIRKYDRPIDGKANTDLLSTSEESALIRELSLFPVVLRRSEYEREPFLIGQQMISLARQFNRFYAAHRIVDAPEGTNHARMLLVSAVREVLITGLKLLGIPTLKRM; encoded by the coding sequence TTGGATCGGTTTCAACGCGTGGTCTTGGATTTGGTGGCTCCGGTTTTGGGCCGCACACCCGAAGATCTGGAACCCCTGATTGAAATTCCGCCGGATCTGAACAAAGGGGATCGGGCGCTCCCCTGCTTTCGATTTGCCAAAGAAGAAAAGTGTTCGCCGCAGGAGCTGGCCACCCGCTGGAAAAAAGCGATCTGTTCGAAACGACTTCCCGAAGAGATTGAAAGAATCGAAGCCGCGGGCGGATACCTAAACTTTTTCATCACGAAAAGAATTCTCACCGCGGAAGTTTTGCAGGGAATATACGCCAGCCAGGGGAAATACGGATTCGAGAAAAGAAAAAAGCCGCCGGTGGCCGTGATCGAGTTTTCGTCGCCGAACATCGCCAAGCCTTTCTCCATCGGCCATCTTCGATCCACGAACATCGGCGCGGCCCTCGCCCGGATTTTTGAAGCCCGGGGGTGGCGGGTCATTCGAATGAACCACCTGGGAGACTGGGGTACGCAGTTCGGCAAACTGATGGCGGCATACCGCCGATGGGGAAACGCCGAAATGTTGCGCGAAGATGCGATCTTAAACCTCTACAAGCTTTACGTGCGGTTTCATGAGGAGGAAGTCAGCGACCCCACGCTCATCGAAGAGGCGCGAGACTGGTTTTCCCGCCTGGAGAGCGGCGATGCCGAAGCGAAAGAGCTTTGGCAGTGGTTTCGCGATCTCACGCTGGCTGAACTCAAGCCTCTCTACGACCGCCTTTCCGTCGAATTCGATTACCTTTGGGGAGAAAGTTTCTACATCGACAAACTACCCACCGTTCTTAAAGAACTTGAGACGAAGGGTTTGCTGAAGGAAAGCGATGACGCGACGGTGATCGACCTCGAACCTCACGGCCTTCCCACCGCGCTGGTCCAGAAAAGTGACGAAAGCTCGCTCTACCTGACGCGAGATTTGGCGGCGGCGATCATCCGGTTTCGTCAGTTTGCGTTTGATCGGATGATTTATGTCGTCGGGTCGCCGCAGCGTTTGCATTTTCAGCAAGTGTTCAAGGTGCTCGAGCTTCTCGGGCACGAGTGGGTGAGCCGATGCGAACATGTTCCGTTCGGCCATATCTCGTTCGGGGATGAAGGGATGTCCACGCGGAAAGGAAATGTCGTCTTCCTCGCCGATGTGCTCGACCGGGCCGAGCAGATGGCTCGAAAAATCGTCGAGGAGAAAAACCCGAATCTGGAGGAAAAAGAGGCCGTCGCAAAGGATGTAGCGTTGGCCGCCATCCTCTTCGCTGATCTAAGCGCGAAACGAGTGAAAGATGTCCGGTTTTCGTGGGAGGAGATGTTGTCTTTCGACGGCGAGACCGGGCCCTATCTTCAGTACACATTGGTTCGCACGGAAAGCCTGATTCGAAAGTACGACCGCCCGATCGACGGAAAAGCGAACACGGATTTGCTGAGCACATCGGAAGAGAGTGCGTTGATCCGCGAACTTTCTCTTTTCCCGGTTGTGCTTCGGCGCTCGGAGTATGAACGGGAGCCCTTTCTAATCGGCCAACAAATGATTTCACTGGCCCGACAATTCAACCGGTTTTACGCCGCTCATCGAATCGTGGACGCCCCGGAGGGGACCAATCACGCGAGAATGCTCCTGGTGTCGGCCGTGCGGGAAGTTCTCATCACGGGTCTCAAGCTTCTTGGAATTCCAACGCTCAAAAGGATGTAG
- the bcp gene encoding thioredoxin-dependent thiol peroxidase, which translates to MLKEGDKAPEFQLQDDSGKEVSLKDLKGKKVVLYFYPKDDTPGCTKEACSFRDDYAKYKKMNAVIFGVSKDPVDSHKEFKTKYSLPFPLLVDPDAKLAQDYGAWGEKNMYGKKSMGLIRSTYVIDENGKLEKIYRNVKVDGHSEAILGHLSGK; encoded by the coding sequence ATGCTCAAAGAAGGCGACAAAGCACCGGAATTTCAGCTTCAGGACGATTCGGGGAAGGAAGTTTCCCTCAAGGATCTAAAAGGTAAAAAAGTCGTTCTCTATTTTTATCCGAAAGACGATACGCCGGGATGCACGAAAGAGGCGTGCAGCTTCCGAGACGATTATGCGAAGTACAAGAAAATGAACGCCGTCATTTTCGGCGTGAGCAAAGACCCGGTCGACTCACATAAAGAATTCAAGACAAAGTATTCACTCCCGTTTCCGCTTCTGGTCGATCCGGACGCGAAACTTGCCCAAGATTACGGAGCTTGGGGAGAAAAGAATATGTACGGGAAAAAGAGCATGGGCTTAATCCGCAGCACATACGTGATCGACGAAAACGGGAAGCTCGAAAAGATCTATCGAAACGTAAAAGTGGACGGGCATTCCGAAGCGATCCTCGGGCATCTGTCGGGCAAATAA
- a CDS encoding long-chain fatty acid--CoA ligase — translation MNLGERFFQTVSTHADRKALRWKEENGWRSWTYAEMGDQVRKYARGLLALGLSKGDRVAILSRNRPEWAVADLGAVSIGCVTVPIYSTSTPETIRHILDHSESRILVLSAGDSFDWSRSRREQFPRLDHVILLDPAPGNSKDPGIRSFSDIMGMGQGVPAEDVEKAMDRVDASDISTLMYTSGTTGKPKGVMLTHRNVETNASSMTGCYPVGPSDVVLSSLPMSHAFERTIGMYMMLFAGAEIAYAESLATVPQNLLEVRPTIMLAVPRMLEKFYGRIHEAMDQKPTLIRWLFKRSVRHAEKCRCRTLCPWVRGSDRLFFKKIRERMGGRMRLIGSGGAALSEGIARFFGAVGLNVLQGYGLTETSPVMAANRPDRNRFGTVGPAIPDVDIKIADDGEVLVRGPNVMKGYYKDAGATAEVFTPGGWFKTGDIGEIDADGFLRITDRKKEMIKTSGGKYIAPQPMENELKLSPLIEQACIVGEGQKYVAALIVPNFSLLETRTREEGIQAATRGDLVANSTVREWYSDLIKKFNENRASYETIKRFELLSDEWTIQDGEITPTLKLRRKVIAERHATAIENLFR, via the coding sequence ATGAATCTGGGCGAACGATTCTTTCAGACTGTTTCCACCCACGCCGACCGGAAGGCGCTTCGGTGGAAGGAGGAGAACGGCTGGCGGAGCTGGACCTACGCCGAAATGGGCGATCAGGTTCGAAAATACGCACGAGGTCTCCTGGCGCTCGGACTCTCCAAGGGGGATCGTGTCGCGATTTTGAGCCGTAACCGACCCGAGTGGGCTGTCGCCGATTTGGGCGCTGTTTCTATCGGTTGTGTGACGGTTCCAATTTATTCCACCAGCACGCCTGAAACGATTCGCCATATTCTGGATCACAGCGAAAGCCGCATCTTGGTCCTTTCGGCGGGGGACTCCTTCGATTGGTCTCGGTCCAGGCGCGAGCAATTCCCTCGGCTCGACCATGTGATTTTGCTGGATCCGGCCCCTGGGAACTCAAAAGACCCGGGGATCCGTTCGTTTTCAGACATCATGGGGATGGGACAGGGGGTTCCGGCCGAGGACGTTGAAAAAGCGATGGATCGCGTCGATGCGAGTGACATTTCGACGTTGATGTACACGTCGGGGACGACGGGAAAGCCGAAAGGGGTCATGTTGACGCATCGGAATGTCGAGACCAACGCTTCGTCGATGACCGGTTGTTATCCCGTCGGGCCGAGCGATGTCGTTCTCTCTTCGCTTCCAATGAGTCACGCGTTCGAGCGAACCATCGGAATGTACATGATGCTCTTCGCGGGAGCGGAGATCGCCTACGCGGAAAGCTTGGCCACGGTCCCGCAAAATCTATTGGAGGTTCGGCCGACGATCATGCTTGCGGTTCCCCGAATGCTCGAGAAATTTTACGGCCGAATACACGAAGCCATGGACCAAAAGCCAACGTTGATCCGATGGCTGTTTAAACGTTCAGTTCGCCACGCGGAGAAATGCAGGTGTCGGACCTTGTGCCCTTGGGTTCGAGGAAGTGATCGGCTCTTTTTTAAGAAAATTCGCGAGAGAATGGGAGGCCGAATGCGGCTCATCGGTTCAGGAGGAGCCGCGCTCTCCGAGGGAATCGCGAGGTTCTTCGGCGCCGTGGGCCTCAATGTCCTTCAAGGCTACGGTCTTACGGAAACCTCGCCGGTCATGGCGGCGAACCGCCCGGATCGCAATCGTTTCGGGACGGTCGGGCCGGCGATCCCCGACGTCGATATCAAGATTGCGGACGACGGCGAGGTCCTGGTGAGGGGTCCGAACGTCATGAAGGGGTATTACAAGGATGCGGGAGCGACAGCGGAAGTGTTCACTCCCGGCGGTTGGTTCAAGACCGGCGATATCGGCGAGATCGATGCCGACGGATTCTTGCGAATTACGGATCGAAAAAAAGAGATGATCAAGACGTCGGGAGGAAAATACATCGCGCCTCAGCCGATGGAGAATGAACTTAAACTGTCGCCTCTTATAGAGCAGGCCTGCATTGTCGGGGAGGGCCAAAAATACGTGGCGGCGTTGATCGTTCCCAACTTTTCCCTTTTGGAAACCCGGACACGCGAAGAGGGAATTCAGGCCGCCACGCGGGGTGACCTGGTCGCTAACTCGACCGTGCGCGAGTGGTACTCGGACCTAATCAAGAAATTCAACGAGAACCGGGCATCGTATGAAACGATCAAAAGGTTCGAGTTACTCTCCGACGAGTGGACGATTCAAGACGGAGAAATAACGCCGACGTTAAAATTGCGCCGAAAGGTCATTGCGGAACGCCACGCGACCGCGATTGAGAATTTATTTCGATAG
- a CDS encoding aldo/keto reductase, with product MSSRARYYLIAPRGTRVPPRTKIWYDAWMQFRTLGRTGLKASEIGFGTWGMGGGSEWRGGDDAESRKALRRAFELGINFYDTALAYGAGHSETLLGEFAREVGRDEILVASKIPPKNREWPARCGVKIYETFPRDYIRTSTEATLKNLRTDYIDVHQLHVWQDHWLEEPGWMEELCQLKKEGKIRFIGVSVNDHDPESAILVAQHKLADLVQVIYNIFDPTAENALFPLCKEYNIGVIARCPFDEGGLTGKVRPGVAFPNGDWRNDYFSGDRPKQVDEHVQRLLPLVGECAKSLPEMALRFCLSTPVVSTVIPGMRKVTHVESNVTASDGTLLPAALLAELKTHAWPRNFYL from the coding sequence ATGTCCTCCCGCGCGCGGTATTACCTGATCGCGCCGCGAGGCACAAGAGTCCCCCCTCGAACGAAAATCTGGTATGACGCGTGGATGCAATTTCGAACGCTCGGCCGAACCGGTCTCAAGGCCTCGGAAATCGGGTTCGGCACGTGGGGAATGGGGGGCGGCTCGGAGTGGCGAGGCGGCGACGACGCTGAATCGAGAAAAGCCTTGCGGCGGGCGTTTGAGCTGGGGATTAATTTCTACGACACGGCCCTGGCATACGGTGCCGGACATTCTGAAACATTGCTCGGCGAGTTCGCCCGCGAGGTGGGGCGAGACGAAATCCTCGTCGCATCGAAAATTCCGCCCAAGAATCGGGAATGGCCGGCTCGGTGCGGCGTGAAGATCTACGAGACGTTTCCTCGGGATTACATTCGGACCTCGACCGAGGCGACGCTCAAGAACCTTCGGACCGATTATATCGACGTTCATCAACTTCATGTTTGGCAAGATCATTGGCTCGAAGAACCGGGCTGGATGGAGGAACTTTGCCAGCTAAAAAAAGAGGGGAAAATTCGCTTCATCGGAGTCTCGGTGAACGACCACGATCCGGAAAGCGCCATTTTGGTGGCCCAGCACAAACTCGCCGATCTAGTTCAGGTCATCTACAATATTTTTGATCCGACGGCGGAGAACGCCCTCTTTCCCCTTTGCAAAGAGTACAACATCGGCGTGATCGCGCGCTGCCCCTTCGACGAAGGGGGACTCACCGGAAAGGTCCGGCCGGGCGTAGCGTTCCCCAACGGAGATTGGCGGAACGACTATTTTTCGGGGGATCGGCCCAAGCAGGTGGACGAGCATGTCCAGCGCCTGCTGCCGCTCGTCGGCGAATGTGCCAAATCGTTGCCGGAAATGGCGCTTCGATTTTGTCTCTCCACTCCGGTCGTGTCCACGGTGATTCCCGGAATGCGGAAAGTCACCCATGTCGAAAGCAACGTGACCGCCTCGGATGGAACACTCTTGCCCGCGGCACTTCTCGCGGAACTCAAGACCCACGCTTGGCCGCGAAACTTCTACCTATAA